The genomic DNA TGCTTGTCCAATAAAACTCGGTTTTGTTCACGAAGCCTTCGGGGGGATGGTGAAGGCTGCGCCACCAATCTCGACCCTTGGGCTCGCTGCCCATGATCAGCCGTCCGACTTGGTAGCAGGGGAGGTAGATCGGCACAAAGGTAGCGGGATTGCTGAGCCAGACGATCGGGATTCCGACCACTTTGTTCGCTCGCAACGCCCAGGCGAGGAACATCACCAGCAGCATCTGCAGGCCGATAGTGGGGGTGAAGGTGACGAACAGCCCGATCGCGACGCCTAGTGCCAGCGGGTGAGGCGGATCGTCGGCGTGCAGGATGCTGTGCATGACAAAACGCCGAATGCGGATCCACATTCGGAAGGTTTGTCGTTTCGCGTATCGGTGCATGCGAAGGTACCAAGCAGCGGCAGAGGGGGTGGGGGGAGAATCGATAGTTTGATACAGCGATGACACGATGTCGACCCGTTAAGTAATGACGATTGTGCGAATCAGGTCGCGGTTATCGCGAACGATTCCGCAAGCAAAGACTGCGGCTATTAACGACCGATACCATGGAATACCACGTCTACCTAAGTCTGGCAGTGATCGATCATCGCGAGCTCTGAAACCGGAACGTGTGGATTTGTGATCACGCAATCGATCCAACGCAACAAACAGCCTTCAGAGTTCAATTGCTTCTAAGGCAAAGGAGCCTTCCCGATATGCAAGCTTCGCGAAATTTATTGTTGGCCTTTATCATCATTGGTTTGGCCACGACCGCAACTGCTGATTGGGATTCCTTTTGGTATCACAAAAAAGTTGCGATGCATAATTGCAAGATCGACTATTTGCGCAATCAATCCTGGCCACAACCGTTTTTGGAACACGACGCCTACAAGACGCGTGGCCCATTTCAAACGATGGCCAATAACGGCTGGCGGCTGCATAATACGCTCAGCCACGAAGTCTTCCGCCCCGACGATTCGATCCTGACAGCGGTTGGCCGCAATCGCGTTCATTGGATCGCGACTCAGACCCCCGCAAACCGCCGTCATATCTATGTCTTGCAGGCGCGGACGCCCGAAGAGACAGAGCGCCGCGTGGCGTCGGTCGAAGACGCTCTCTCGGGAATCGTTAGTAACGGCAATCCCCCGCAGGTCTTCGTAACCTCGAAAGAGCCGACGATGGGATCGGGCGAATGGAATGCCACGCTCAGCCGGATGCGTCGCGAGCAGATGGTCGTGCCCAAGTTGCAAGCGGATAACACCGGCACCAACTAAGCGTGCGGTGAGTTGAGAAACAGCAGAGTCCCCGTTTTATGAGGGGGCTGCTGCGAAGCGAGCCACGGTTCTCTGGTCGGCTACAGATCCAGACCGTCCAGTTCGTCCAACAGATTGTCGAGATCGTCTTTCGGTTGATCCGACGCTGCCGATTGACGCTTCGGGATTCCAACTTCCAGGCCAACCGTCGCGCGGCCGGCCAGCAACAGTTGTTCGTCCCGTTCGCGAGCCGCCGTGGCGATCGGATCTTCATCGGCATCGGGAGCCCCAAACAGCTTCGACAGGTCGATCTTCAAGCCCCCCGCTTCGACAGGGGCTCCAGCGATTCCCGGCGATTTGTGCTGCGGGAAGATAATCGCATTCTCGGGGCAAACGCGGCTGCACGCCGGACATCCCTTGCGACAATTGTCGGGCTGTTCGACAAGGATCGTTTCGACGGTATCGACGCCGTAGACGCCAAACAGGCAGAAATCGATGCATTCCATGCAATTGGTGCAGCGGCTGAAATCGATCACCGGGTACCAACGGCGGCTGGGCGATTCGTCGATCTTGGTGACCGCACCGATGCCAAATAGAGCGGGTTCGGCCGGGCGGCCGTTGGTTTCGGGAACCGCTTCGAGAGCCTGGTCGTTGGCGTCGGCATCTCCCGCCAATCGCAGCGACGTCGTGTTTGTCGGTTGCTCGAATCGCGCGGCGGCCGATTCTCCTGCGGTCCGCGGCAGCGCGGCGATCCGCTGCAGTTCGGCCACGATCGGGTCGGCAGCTTTGGTGACGCGGAAATCGAGGCTGTAGATGATCCGGTTGGGGCGCGGTGCATGTTCGGCAACACGCTCCTTCTCCTCGATCTGCGAATCCTCTGGCTGTTCCTCTTGATCGTCGTCCTCGTCGTCGCGGACCAACGCGACCTCGCCGAATTGGCCGCGGACGCCGCCGCGATCCAAGATCCAGTGGGCGGCGCGTTCGTAGACCCACGACAGCACGACCATGTCGCCGGGGATCGATCGCATGGTCGCCAGGCTTTCGCCGGCCGCAGCGAGATCGTACAGGTGTGGAATCAACAGCACGCTGACTCCGTCGATCTCCG from Rosistilla oblonga includes the following:
- a CDS encoding 4Fe-4S dicluster domain-containing protein: MSNPLTVVISQGQSRNPQKRGLEQSVAQRAAEIDGVSVLLIPHLYDLAAAGESLATMRSIPGDMVVLSWVYERAAHWILDRGGVRGQFGEVALVRDDEDDDQEEQPEDSQIEEKERVAEHAPRPNRIIYSLDFRVTKAADPIVAELQRIAALPRTAGESAAARFEQPTNTTSLRLAGDADANDQALEAVPETNGRPAEPALFGIGAVTKIDESPSRRWYPVIDFSRCTNCMECIDFCLFGVYGVDTVETILVEQPDNCRKGCPACSRVCPENAIIFPQHKSPGIAGAPVEAGGLKIDLSKLFGAPDADEDPIATAARERDEQLLLAGRATVGLEVGIPKRQSAASDQPKDDLDNLLDELDGLDL
- a CDS encoding DUF2062 domain-containing protein translates to MWIRIRRFVMHSILHADDPPHPLALGVAIGLFVTFTPTIGLQMLLVMFLAWALRANKVVGIPIVWLSNPATFVPIYLPCYQVGRLIMGSEPKGRDWWRSLHHPPEGFVNKTEFYWTSIWEIIGPLTVGCLVVASIVAVLGYCLAYSMIYTYRMKRFGSATPPTA